In one Pirellulales bacterium genomic region, the following are encoded:
- a CDS encoding PEP-CTERM sorting domain-containing protein: protein MRFRGTELSVLACLAVVVIPNLCMAAATTGMKTPYYQKSDSALVYTSAGYHLDDFEDGFSINDTGVTVTSLNGWFDVGGYSVDADDGVIDGSGNNGHSLEVVTAGGQSEATFTFNSGVLGGLPLSAGLVVTACDGGGTMVFTVYDSSNNVSGTYTLNAPFATQPTSDDFLLWGSDPAGISKVDLTYNNAFTHMFVDHFQYDMLNTVPVPEPASLVLAATGGGLAFLLLRRRKQARR from the coding sequence ATGCGATTCCGCGGAACGGAGTTGAGCGTGTTGGCGTGTCTGGCGGTGGTGGTAATTCCCAATCTTTGCATGGCGGCGGCGACCACGGGGATGAAGACGCCCTATTATCAGAAGTCCGACAGTGCGCTGGTGTACACGTCGGCCGGGTATCATCTGGATGATTTTGAGGACGGCTTTTCGATCAACGACACGGGCGTGACAGTGACGTCGTTGAATGGGTGGTTTGATGTCGGCGGCTATTCCGTCGACGCTGACGACGGTGTGATCGACGGCTCCGGCAATAATGGCCATTCGCTGGAAGTGGTTACTGCGGGCGGCCAATCGGAGGCAACTTTTACATTCAACAGTGGCGTGTTAGGCGGGCTGCCGTTAAGCGCCGGGCTGGTGGTCACCGCATGTGACGGTGGGGGAACCATGGTGTTTACCGTATACGATTCGAGCAACAATGTCTCGGGCACGTACACTCTCAATGCTCCTTTTGCCACCCAGCCAACCAGCGATGATTTTTTGCTGTGGGGCTCCGATCCGGCCGGGATTTCCAAAGTTGACTTGACCTACAATAACGCCTTTACTCATATGTTTGTCGACCACTTTCAGTACGACATGCTGAACACGGTTCCCGTGCCGGAGCCGGCGTCGCTGGTGCTGGCCGCGACTGGCGGAGGTTTGGCGTTCCTCCTGCTGCGGCGTCGAAAGCAGGCGCGACGCTAA
- a CDS encoding type II toxin-antitoxin system HicA family toxin, whose product MASEERFAVIQKQLERAGYQLARISGSHHIFEKPGKQLLSIPVHKGKVKPFYVRQIQRLIEEE is encoded by the coding sequence ATGGCGAGCGAAGAACGATTTGCGGTGATCCAGAAACAGTTGGAACGAGCCGGCTACCAGCTGGCTCGGATTTCCGGCTCTCACCATATTTTCGAGAAACCGGGCAAGCAACTGTTGTCGATTCCTGTGCACAAGGGCAAGGTTAAGCCATTTTATGTCCGTCAAATCCAACGCCTCATCGAAGAAGAATAA